The Tautonia plasticadhaerens nucleotide sequence AGGGGGGGCCGGCCGACCCGATGGCCCGGATGCCGGAAGTCCGGCTTGCCGCCCGATGGGCCGGCCCGGCGGGGGTCGATCGGGCCGGCCCCGGACCCTCGGTCGGGCCCGACGGTCTCGAGGACGTGAGGATCGACCTGGCCCGCCTCGCCCCCGACCCGGAGGTGACGGGGGGGACGATCCGGGTCGAGCGCGGCCCGAGCTGGTCCTTCGGCCCGAACCCCGAAGGCCTGAACGACGCGACGCTGGTCCGGCCCGCCGAGGACCGGACCCGGGCGTCGCTCATCCTGGCCCCGGTCGACGGGATCGAAGGGAAACGGGGACTGGTCGAACTGTCTTATAACAACGGGACGAAGGATCGCGTCGCCTTCGAGATCGGCTCGGTGCCGGTCGGCCGCCGGATGCCCCGACCGGCGTTGCCGATCGCCTCCGAGTCGTCGGCGGGGGCGCGATGGCTGGGCCAGGACGAGCAGGGGACGGTCCGGGTCGAGGTGGCCGTGGGCCCGACGCGTCGCCCGAGGGGGGCGGTGCTCAGCGACGGGGTGAGCGGGGCCTGGGCCTTCGATGGATCCGGCGGGGAACCCTTGCCGTTCGTCGGGGACCGGACGAGGCCGCTCGGCCTGGCCGAGGGCCCTCGGGCCGGGACCTTGCTCCTCACATTCTCGCCGTATCGGCCCCTGGACGGGGAGGAACTGACCCTCCGGTTGATCGACGAGGACGGGGCTTCGTCGATCGTCCGCGTCGCCGGGGGACCGTGTGACCCGCTCCGCCGGTTCCAGGCCCCCCGGGCCCGACGGATCCGGGTCGGGGAGGGGCAGGACCTCGGGGCGATGGCCCGGCAGGGCGGGACGATCGTCCTCGCCCCGGGGACCCATCGACTCGACCGGCCCCTGGACCTGATGGAGCCGACGACGCTTCTCGGCGAGCCCGATGCCGAACTCCGGTTCCGGCAACGCGCCGAGGACGCCCCCTGGGGCGAGGCGGTCGCCATCCGGGGGGCCGGCAGGACGTCGATCTCGGGGATCCGGATCCGGTTCGACGGGCCGGTGCGTTGGGACCCGAAGGCCCACTGGGGAGGGGCGGTGGTCGGGGTCCCGAACCTGGGCACGCGCCCGGGGGGGCCGGTCCACGTCGAAATCCGGGACCTCGACCTGGAGGCACCCCCGGCGTCGAGCGACTGGGAGCGGGCCCCCAACACGATCCGCCTGATCGACACGGATTCCGGCGCGATCGAGCGTTGCGCGTTCAAGGGCGGGGAGATCACCCTCTTCAACGGGCCCTGGCGGATCTCGGGCAACCGGCATCGGGGGACGCAGCCCGGCACGTTCTCCGGCTCCTTCCTGTCGGGCCGGTCGACCAGGGACCTGGAGATCCTCGACAACGAGATCCGCCCGGAGCCGGGATCGGGCAAGCTGTATCGATTCCTCGCGCTGGCCGACCGGGGGGTCGGCGTGACGATCCGGGGCAACATGGTGATCGGGGTCGGGCCGATGGACGACGACGAGCGGCCCCACCCGAACGCGCCCGAGGTGTTGCTCACGGAGTCGTACCTGATGCGTTTCGAAGGGCGGCACGCGGGGCAGTCCGACGACGGCCGGGTGCTGGCGATCCCGGAGCCCCAGGGGGAGCACCCGAGCGTCGGCGAGGTCGCCTCGGTCCTCTCCGGCCCCCAGGCGGGGCGGTGGTCGAAGGTCGTCCAGGTCCTCGACCGGAATGCCTTCCTGCTGGATCCTCCCCTGCCGGTCGGTGAGTTCGACGTGGCGATCACCCCCGGGTTCGTCGACACGGTGATCGAGGGGAACACGATCGACTGCCGGGGGAGCACCGAGGCGCACAACGTCGTGCTGACGGGGAACCACTACGGCACCCGGATGGCGGAGAACCGGCTGTTCGGCGGGGCGAACGCCTTCCGCCTGTCGGGCTACGTGAGCACGCAGCCCTTCGGCTACGGATGGTCGCACACGCCCCAGTTCGGCCTGGAGGTGGCGTCTAACTCGGTCGTCGACACCGCCCTGGGGGGCCTGATCGCCGTGCATCACGGGCCGGGGATGAAGTCGAACCGGGGTCGGGTCTATCTCACGGCTTCGGTTTCGGATAATACGTTCCGGTGGACCGGGGGCGATCGGCCCTCGGCCGGGGAGCCCCCGGTCGCGATGACGATCGGCCAGCTGCCGTCGCTCGACCCCGGAGAGCTGTCGGTGACGACCGGCCGGAATACCGCCCTCGACGGACGAGGGGAGTCGCTCCGGGAGCCGATGCGGATCCGGGTCGGCACCGTCAACGGCCGGACCTACGGGCCCTCCGGCGACTGATCGGCGGCCCCAGGTCGGGACCCCGGGCGGGACGCAACTCCAGGCAAGGCACCCCGAAATGACCCGATCGCACCTCGCGGCATTGCTGCTGCTGACCTTGATCGCCCCGCAGGCCCCGGCGGGGGAGCCTGCCCCGGTGTTCCGGGAACTCTTCCCGCCCGAGGCGAAACACAACCACGCCTCCTGCCTGGTCGAATGCCCGGACGGCAGCCTGCTGGCGGCCTGGTATCGGGGTTCAGGGGAGCGGAAGGCTGACGACGTGCAGATCTTCGGCGCCAGACTCTCGCCGGGCTCCGAGTCCTGGGGGTCCCGGTTCCTGATGGACGACACCCCCGGCTATCCCGACTGCAACCCGGCCCTGTTCGTGCCCCCCGACGGCTCGCTCTGGCTGTTCTACCCGACGATCCTCGACCACCGGTGGGAAGGGGCATTGCTGAAGTACCGGGTCGCCGACCGGGCCGAGGGGGAGGGGCCTCCGCGATGGTCTCGGGGAGGTGTCTTGCACGTCACGCCGACGGGGTTCGCCGAGGCCTACCGGGCCGCGATCGGCGAGGCGTCTGAGACGCTCGAGGAGGTGAAGCCGGAACTGGTCGAGCAGATGACGCGGAGGGCCGACGACGAACTCTACCAGCGACTCGGCTGGATGCCCCGGGTGCGGCCAATCGTGCTGCCCTCGGGGCGATGGCTGCTGCCGCTGTATACCGACACCTTCTCGGCCTCGATCGTCGCCCTGAGCGACGACCGGGGGGAGACCTGGCGGTGCAGCACCCCGATGATCGGCTTCGGCAACATCCAGCCGAGCCTCGTCCGCAGGGATGACGGGACGATCGTGGCTTACATGAGGGACAACGGGCCGGACCCGTCGATCTGCGTGAGCACCTCGGGGGACGACGGGGAGACGTGGTCGCCGGTCGTCCGCTCCGGGCTGCCGAACCCGGGGGCGGGGGTGGACGCGATCCGGCTGCAAAGCGGCCGGTGGGCCCTGGCGTTCAACGACACTTCCCGGGATCGGCATTCCCTGGCCGTCGCCCTCTCCGAGGATGAGGGCCGGACGTGGCCCCATCGGAGGCACCTCGTCGTCGATCCCGATCGAAAGCAATCCTTCCACTATCCGTCGATCCTCCAGGCGCGAGACGGGTCGATCCACGTCAGCTACACGCACGGCGGCAGGCCTGAGGGCTCGACGATCACCCACGCCCAATTCGACGAGGCCTGGGTGCTCGAAGGCGACGCGGGCGGGGACTGATCGCCCGCAGGTACCGCCCCCGATCGGACCCGCCCCGCGATCCCGGAGGAGAAGTGACCTCGTGGATGCCGCCGAGCCGAGCCCCCGACGACCCGGGTACGAGTGGGCCACCCGGGGAGACGTCAACGCGTTCTTCGGCCTGATGCTGGACAACGTCAGCGGCCTGATCATCACCACGTCGCTCCTGGCCTACGCGTTCGGCATCCCGGCCGAGTTCGTCGTCAGGAGGATGATCCCGGGGACGGCGCTCGGCGTGGTCGTTGGCGACCTGATCTTCACCGCCATGGCCTTCCGACTGGCCCGAGGCCGGGGCCGGACCGACGTGACGGCCATGCCGCTGGGATTGGACACACCGAGCATCTTCGGCACGTCGCTCCTGATCGTCGGGCCGGCGTTCGTCGCCGCGAAGGACCGGGGCCTGGCGGTCCCGGACGCCGCCGAGCACGCCTGGTTCGTCGGCATCAGCATGCTGCTGGCCTCGGGGCTGTTCAAGATCCTCTGCGCACCTTTCAGCGGCTGGATCCGGAGGGTCGTGCCGAGGGCGGGGTTGCTGGGATCGCTCGCGGCGATCGCGCTGGTGGTGATCAGCTTCCTGCCGCTGCTGTCGATCATGTCCGACCCGATCCCGGGCCTGGCCGCCCTGGCGGTGATCCTCGCCACCCTGACGGCCCGATGGCGGTTGCCGGCGGGGGTGCCGGGGGCGCTGGGGGCGGTCATCGTCGGCTGCGCGGTCTATTACGGGATGAGGTTGGTCGAACAGCTGACCGGCCTGCCGGGGCTCTCGGGGGGCTCGGGGGAGCGCCTGCCGATGGTCATGGCGCTGGGGCTGCCGCTGCCGATGGGCGACTGGTTCGCCTGGTTGGGGGGGAACTGGGCCGAGGTGCTCAATTCCCTGGCGATCGCCCTGCCGCTGGCCCTGGCGACGGTCGTCGGCGGGATCGATTGCACCGAGAGCGCCGCGGCGGCCGGGGACGATTACCCGACCGGGCAGATCATCTTCGCCGAGGGGATCGCGACGCTCGTGGCCGGGGCCTTCGGCGGGGTCATCCAGACGACCCCCTACATCGGCCACCCGGCCTACAAGGCGATGGGGGGGAGATCGGCCTACACGCTGGCGACCGCGTTGTTCATCGGTGCGGCGGGGATGCTCGGCTTCTTCGTCTGGATCTTCCGGCTCTTGCCGGAGGTGGTGGTCTCGCCGATCCTGATCTTCATCGGCCTGGAGATCACGGCGCAGTCATTCATCGCCACGCCCCGGCGCCACTACCCGGCGCTGGCATTGGCCGTGGTCCCGGCCCTGGCGTACCTGCTGAATATCCAACTCGATGGGGTGCTCTTCGACCCGGCCCTGGCCGGTGCCGGGGTGCGGTTCTCCGACCTGGCCGAGTCGACGCGGAAGTCGGCCGGGACGATCACGATGCTCGCCGGCGGATTCATCCTCACCAGCCTGCTCTGGGCCACGGCGCTGGCCCGCTTGATCGACGGCCGATTCCGGTCGGCGTCGATCACGTTCCTGATCGCCGGCGTGCTCGCCCTGTTCGGGGTGATCCATTCGCCGCTGCCCGAGGAGCGGGTGATGCTCCCCGGCCGGGCGATCGACGCGATGAAGGGTCTGGGGCGGTACGAGGCGTCCCGGCTGCAGACGCCCTACCACTGGGCGGCGGGCTATTCGGGGATCGCGCTGGTGCTGCTGGCGGTCGGCCGATTCGGGACGCCACCCGGGCCGGGCGACCACCAAGATTGAGCCCCCCGCCCTCGGCCGATTCCGGGAGGATCCCTCGCCCCTCGGGGGAGATTCGGGCACAATGGGCGGTGAGGTTCGGTCTGGAGGGATGGGGCTGGCGCCAGTCCTCGGGCCCCATCCGCGATCGGCCGGCGACGGGCCCCGGCCCGGGTCGGTCTCACTTCCGGCCGGGACGGCGTGTCAGGATGGCCGGTGAGACGATGTATAAAGGAATCGCGGTCAGCCCCGGAGTTGTAGTCGGCGTGGCCTACTGCCTGGACGGCTCACTCGGCCAGTCCGAGTCGCAGTACCTGGCCGAGGATGCGTCCGTCCCCGAGGAACTCGTCCGCTTCGACGAGGCGCTCCGGACCGCGGCGGGGGAGCTCGACGGGATCATCGCCAAGGTGGCCCAGCAACTCGGCGACGGCGAGGCGGACATCTTCCGCTCCCACCTGCAGATGCTGCGGGACCCCTCGCTGCTCTCGAAGGTCCACGACGGCATCCGGAACTCCCGGCTGACCGCCTCGTCGGCCCTCCAGTCGGTGTTGAAGGAATACGCCTCGATCTTCGCCAGGGCCGGCCAGGAGCTGTTCCAGGAGCGGATGGCGGACCTGCGGGACGTCTTCGCCCGGATCACCGCCCACCTGGGCGTCACCGGCCTGGGCGGCCCCTCCCCGGACACGCTCGGCGACGGCGAGCCGATCGTCCTGGTCACGCACGAGATCCTGCCGAGCCAGGCGATCAGCCTGGGCGAGATGCCCATCTCGGGGATCGTCACCGAAGTCGGCGGCGGGACCAGCCACGCCGCGATCCTCTCCCGGAGCCGGGGCATCCCCGCCGTCTCCGGCGCCGCCGGGATCATCGCCGAGGCGAGGACCGGCGACACGATCGTGGTCGACGGCCGGGACGGCATCGTCGTCGTCCGCCCCGACCCGGAGACGATGGCCGCCTACCGGAAGATGCAGCGCGACTTCTTCGAGCTGAAGGACCGGCTGGTCATCAACCGGGACCAGCCCGCCTGCCTCTCCGACGGGACGCTCGTCGAGCTGCTGGCGAACGTGAATACCGTCGCCGACGCGGCCACCGCCTCCCTCGTGGGGGCCACCGGGGTGGGCCTGTACCGGACCGAGTATCTCTTCCTGACGCACCCCGACGTGCCCGACGAGGAGGAGCAGTACGACAATTACCGGCGCGTCATCGAGGCCGCCCCCGACCGGACGGCGACGATCCGGACCCTGGACCTCGGCGGCGACAAGACCGTCGCCTACCTCGGTCGGCAGCACGAGGCCAACCCGTTCATGGGGTGGCGGTCGATCCGCCTGTCGTTCGAGCACCCGAAGTTCTTCGAGGTCCAGATCCGGGCCATCCTGCGGGCCGCCCGGCACGGGAAGGTCAGCATCCTCTTCCCGATGATCACGACGCTGGAGGAACTCCGCCACGTCAATCGGCTGGTCGACGAGGCCCGGCGCAACCTGAAGCGGGCGGGAGTCCCCTTCAACGAGGACGTGAAGACGGGCGTCATGATCGAGGTGCCGGCCGCGGCGATGTGCATCGACGCGATCCTCCAGGAGACGGATTTCATCTCGATCGGCTCCAACGACCTGATCCAGTACCTCGTGGCCGCCGACCGGGACAACCCGAAGGTCGCCCACCTCTGCGACCCGCTCAGCCCGGCCGTGCTCCGGATGCTCCGCAGCGTCTTCGACGCCTGCCGGCGCACCGGGACCCCGGTGACGCTCTGCGGGGAGATGGCCGGCCAGCCCCGGTCGGTGCTCGTGCTGCTCGGGCTCGGCCTGAGGCGGTTCAGCATGAGCCCGGCCTTCGTGCCGACGATCAAGGCCCTGCTCCGCTCCGTCTCCACCCCCCAGGCCGAGCGGTTCTCCCACCAGGTCCTCCAGCTCAAGACCCGGGAGGAGATCCGCCGCTACCTCACCGAACGCCTCCACGAGATCTCCCGGGATCTCGAGCTATTCGACTTCACCTGAGTCGGCCGGGACGGGCCTCGGCCCCGATTGTCTCGCCCCCCGTCGCCTGATACCCTGGGCGATCCGGGCGATCGACCACCTCGATCCCGGGACCGACCGGGACGGCTCGGCTGGAGTGCCGGCCTCGTCCCGGCCCTCGGACCGGGAGGCCCGCCGACGCCTCACCCCTCGCCGCATTGACAGGGAACGGGTCGCCTCCGATGGCCAAGCGTCCGAGCGTAAGAGAGATCATCGCCGCGGTTCGGTCGCCCGGCCCGCCGGCTCCCCCCCCGGCGGGGTCGCCCGACGAGCCGACCGACGGGCCTCGTCCATCGGCCTCCCCCGGCTCGACGCCCGTCGAGCGAATCGGGTCCGCGGCCGAGCAGCCACCTCCCCCTCCCGTCCCGCTTGATGGGCGGCCGATGTCGCTGAAAGAGAAGCTTGCCGCCGCCAGGAGCCGACCCGACGGGGCATCCGGGGACGAGTCGAGCAACTCCCGGCCGGGACCGGCACCGACCAGGACCGAACCCGGGTCGACCGCGGGCACCCCGGGCGCCGCCGCGCCGGCCCCGACGTCGGCCCAGGGCCCGGGCGGGCGACCGCTCTCCGTCTCGGAGAAGCTCGCCGCCGCCCGGAGCCGGCCCCCCTCGGCCCCGAGCCCGAAGGCCGGGCCGGTGACCGCCCCCCGGGAGGTCCGCGAGCCTGCTCCCCCAACGGGCGCGGGCCCGGGCGAATCGGCCGGGGACCCGGGGCGGCCGATGTCCGTGAAGGAGAAGCTGGCCGCCGCTCGGGCGAGAACCTCGGAGGCCGAGGGGGCGGCCGAGTCCCGGCAGACGCCCGGGCCCACCGGCGAGCCGGGGGCCCCTCCCGACCCGGGAGCCTCGTCCCTTCCGGCCCGCTCGAATCCGACGCTGGAACTCGCCGATCGCCTCAGGGCCTCGGCGGTCACTCGAGCGGTGGCGGATCCAGTGAGGGCGGCCCCGTTCCGATCGGGGGAGGGTCGGGGACAGGGCGGATTCTCCGAATTCATCCCGGCGGTCGGCGTCTGGGGGGCGCTGGCGGTGGTGGGAGGGGCGATCGCCGCGACGTTCGCCGTCCTGGCCCTCACCGAAGGGGCGGAGGAGCCCACGGGGGAGGTGATCGTCGGCCCTCCCGACGGGATCGAGGCGGGCGTCGTCAGCGAGGCCTTCGTCGACGTCGGGGGCTTCTGGCTCGTCCGATCTCCGGCGTTCGACGGGATCGACTCGATCGTCGCCCTCCGGGCGGCCTGTCCGATCCGTGAGTGCGATGTCGTCTGGGATCCGGGAGGCGGCCGGTTCGAATGCCCCTGCGACGGGAGCACCTTCACGATCGCCGGGCTCGTCTCGGGGGGGCCGAGCCCCCGGGCCCTGGAGCGTTGTCGCATCTCGAAGGGAGAGGATGGGCTGATCCGGGTCGATCCGGGTCGGACCTACCGGGAAGAGCGGGGACAGTGGGCCGACCCGGAGAGCGTGGTGCTCCCGTGAGCCGACGCCCCCGGGTGGTTGCGCGCCCGACTCGATTCTGTTAGGATCCGGGGGACGGATCCCTCCGGATCCCCCCACTCGATCCCCAATCGCGAGGATAGACCCTCATGCGAATTTTCAACGCGTCGATGCTTTGCCTCTCGGCCCTCTGCCTCGCCCTGGCGACCCAGTCGACCGCCCTGGGCCAGTATGGCACGATCAAAGGCCAGGTCGTCTGGGGGGGCGCGCAGGTCCCCGAACTCCCCCCGAAGGTGAAGGCGGGCGAGAACGTCAAGGACGCCCAGGTCTGCGCGACCGAGCCGGTCCCGGACGAGAGCCTCGTGGTCGACCCGGACTCCAAAGGGGTGAAGTACTGCCTGGTCTACCTCGTCCGCCCCAAGGGGGACAATCCGGACAAGGCCGAGCAGCTCCTGGCCGACGAGCCCCAGGTGGTGATCGACCAGCAGGGCTGCAAGTTCGTGCCGCACCTGGTGGCGATGCACGAGAAGCAGCAAGCGTTGTTCAAGTCGAGCGACCCGGTCGCCCATAACGTTCGGCTCCAGGGATTCACCAACTCGGTGAACTTCATGCTCCCGGCCAAGGGCGAGCTGCCCCGGCCGCTGTCGGCCGAGCGACGGCCGATGCCGATGGCCTGCGATATCCACCCCTGGATGCAGGGCTATGTCATGGTCTTCGACCACCCCTTCTTCGCCGTGACCGACGAGCAGGGGAACTTCGAGATCGACGGGGTCCCGGCCGGCGAGCAGAGCGTGGTGGTCTGGCACGAGAAGGTCGGGTACGTGACCGAAGGACTGGCCCGGGGGCAGTCCGTGACCGTCGAGGACGGCAAGGACGCCTCGCTCGGCCCGGTGACCCTCGACCCGAGCAAGGTCCGTTGAACCCCTGAGAGGCGGCCATCCGGAGCGTCTCGTACCGATCCCGGCTCGGCCCAGCGGGCCGAGGCGGGGTCGGCCCGGTCCGGCTCGCGTGCCGATCCGGGCAGCGGTGCTGCCGTTTTCCTTGGCGGCCCCGAATCGTGCGGGGGCTTGTCGGGCGGTGCCTGACGCTCCTATCCTTAGGGAGGGCGTCGGCACGAGGATTGCCTTCCGGCCCTTCCGCCGCTCCCTGATGCCTCGAAGACTCCAGGACGGTCTGGCCCGGGGTAAGGCTCACCTCGCTAACCCCCGGCAGCCGGGGTCGGTTCCGATCGCGAGCACGGCCCGGGTCAACCGGTTCGGAGGACGGGGGCGCTCGCCCCGGGTCCCTTCCCGGTCTCCCCGGCCACGGCCCGAGGGGCGGCCGGCCGATCTATGGAAGGAGCGCCGATGTCCCAGCACCCGAGACCGACCGGACGCCGCTCAATCGTCCGGGGGAATCGCGTCGCGGTCGCCTTGCTCCTCTCCCTCCTCCGGCCCGGGGTCGAGGCCGGGGCCCAGCCCAACGTCGCCCGCCCGCCATCGGCGATCTACCCCGAGACGAGCAGCGCCGCCGAGTCACTGCTGAAGACCGCCGCCTCGCACGTCCGCGAGGGGCAGTGGGATTCGGCCGTCGAGCTCTACCAGCGGGCGATCTCGCAATTCCCCGAGGCCCTGACGGCGCTCGGCCCCGACGAGGCGAGCGACGCCGCCGGGGCCGACCCGGACGAGACGCTGGAGGTGTTCGTCAACGTCAGCGACTACGCCCAGCGGCGGATGGCCCAGCTGCCCCCAGAGGCGTTGCGGACGTACCGCGATCGCGTCGACGACCAGGCCCGACTGCTGTTCGAGCAGGGCCGGGATGGCCTGGATCCGGGGCCGCTCCGCCGGGTGGTCGAGGCGTACTTCTGCAGCGGTTGGGGGGACGACGCCGCCGAACTGCTGGCGGACCTGGCCTTCCAGGAGGGCCGATTCGACGAGGCGGCCGGGCTGTACCGGCGACTCTTGCCCCCCTCGGACGACGCACCCCTGGCCTGGATCTACCCGGACCCGAGCGTCGATGTCGCCCGGGTCGCCGCCAAGGCGATCCTCTGCGACGAGGCGGCCGGCCTGGGCGACGGCCCCGGGGCGGTCCGGCGGTACGCCGAGTCGTATCCCGGGGCGGAGGGGCAGCTCGCGGGACGGGAGGGGACGTATGCCGAGATCCTCGCCCTCGCGATGCGGGAGGACGCCCTCCGCGCCTCGGAGGGGCTCGATTCCCGATGGCCCACCTTCGCCGGGGACCCGACGCGGACCAAGGTGCTCCCCGAGCCGGTCGACCCCGGCGAGCTGGTCTGGTCGATCCCGTTCCGGGCCAGCTTCGACACCTCGTCGAACCTCAACGCCTCCCCCCCACGCTTCGGCCTCGACCCGGGGACCCCCCAGGACGATTCCCCCTCGTTCTTCCCGGTGCTCTACGGGGACGAGCTGCTGCTGACCGACGGCAACGAGATCCAATCCTACGCGCTGGAAGGGAGCCCGGATGGGCGTCCCGTGCCCCCCCCCGCGTGGCGGGCGAACATCCCCCCCGGCTCCCCCTCGGCGGCCCGGCCGACCTTCGGCGTCGAGCGGCACACGCTGACGGTCTACGGCGACCGCGTCTACGCCCGGCTCGGCCCGTCCGGGGCCGAGTTCCAGATGAGGAACAATGTCTCGGCGCCAGCGACGGCGATCGTCGCCATCGACCGCCGGAGGCCCGAGACGCCGGCCTGGATCCGGACCGCCGACGAGGTGATCGCCCCCCCCGAGCAGCCCAACGCGGCGGTCCTGCGGGGCCAGGTCGCCTTCGGCGGCGCCCCGCTGGCCGACGACCAGGGCGTGTATGTGGCGATGCTCAAGCCGGGGACCCAGACCCTGACCTGGGTCGCCTGCCTCGACCCGGCCTCGGGCCGGACGAAGTGGGTCCGGTTCATCTGCTCGGGCACCTCGCCGGGCTTCACCCGGGGGATGGGGGTCCGCAACCGGGGGATGATCGTCAACCCGGAGCTGGGCCACCGGTTGCTGTCAATCGGCGGATCGACGCTCTATTACCAGACCGACCTGGGGGCCCTGGCGTCGATCGACGCCCGGTCGGGCCGGATCAACTGGCTGTCTTCATATCCCCGGCTGCTCGACGCCCCGAGGGGGGGGATGGAGGCCGTCAATCACAACCCTGCGGTGGTGCATGAGGACCTGGTGATTATTTCACCGGAGGACTCGGACCGCCTCTTCGCCTTCGATCGCGACACGGGCCGGCTCGCCTGGCAGGTCGACCCCGGCGGGAGGGTCTCCCACCTGCTCGGGGTCGCCGACGGGAAGGTCGTGGCGACCGGCAACCACGTCTGGACGATCGACGCCCGTTCCGGGACCCTCCGCTCGCGGTGGCCCGACGGCCAGACCCTCCTGGAAGGTTACGGGCGAGGCCTCCTGGCCGACGGGGAGATCTACTGGCCGACCCGGGATCGGCTCTTCATGCTCGACCAACAGACCGGCCGGCCGACCGACCGGCCGCCGATCGAGCTGCGGGCCGTCTTCGGGTGCGGGGGCGGGAACCTCGTCGCCGGCGACGGCTACCTCGTGATCGCCGAGAAGGAGCACCTGAGGGTCTTCTGCAAGCCCTCGCGGATGATCCGGTACTACGAGGACCGGATCGCCGCAGACCCCGACGACGCGAGCAATTACTTCCGGCTCGCGAGGACCGCCTCGGCCCTTGGGGACGACCTCCTGGCGCTTGAAAGCCTCGACCGGTCGATCGAGCGGGCCGTCCCCGGCGACCGGATCGACGGTCGGCGGCTGGCCGAGGCCGCCGGGGCGCAGCGATACGAAATCCTGATGAGGCTG carries:
- a CDS encoding outer membrane protein assembly factor BamB family protein, giving the protein MSQHPRPTGRRSIVRGNRVAVALLLSLLRPGVEAGAQPNVARPPSAIYPETSSAAESLLKTAASHVREGQWDSAVELYQRAISQFPEALTALGPDEASDAAGADPDETLEVFVNVSDYAQRRMAQLPPEALRTYRDRVDDQARLLFEQGRDGLDPGPLRRVVEAYFCSGWGDDAAELLADLAFQEGRFDEAAGLYRRLLPPSDDAPLAWIYPDPSVDVARVAAKAILCDEAAGLGDGPGAVRRYAESYPGAEGQLAGREGTYAEILALAMREDALRASEGLDSRWPTFAGDPTRTKVLPEPVDPGELVWSIPFRASFDTSSNLNASPPRFGLDPGTPQDDSPSFFPVLYGDELLLTDGNEIQSYALEGSPDGRPVPPPAWRANIPPGSPSAARPTFGVERHTLTVYGDRVYARLGPSGAEFQMRNNVSAPATAIVAIDRRRPETPAWIRTADEVIAPPEQPNAAVLRGQVAFGGAPLADDQGVYVAMLKPGTQTLTWVACLDPASGRTKWVRFICSGTSPGFTRGMGVRNRGMIVNPELGHRLLSIGGSTLYYQTDLGALASIDARSGRINWLSSYPRLLDAPRGGMEAVNHNPAVVHEDLVIISPEDSDRLFAFDRDTGRLAWQVDPGGRVSHLLGVADGKVVATGNHVWTIDARSGTLRSRWPDGQTLLEGYGRGLLADGEIYWPTRDRLFMLDQQTGRPTDRPPIELRAVFGCGGGNLVAGDGYLVIAEKEHLRVFCKPSRMIRYYEDRIAADPDDASNYFRLARTASALGDDLLALESLDRSIERAVPGDRIDGRRLAEAAGAQRYEILMRLADRRLQSGDASGAIDRFEQASGSAPGLRERLSARLALADATAASGDHPGAVDVLQGLLDRPEVREIDLPADGGRSLHAELVIVDRLRELIRASGSEVYARHEEAAAELLRRGLDARDSRLLAEVSRIYPVSASAPEALAAIGELEEGDENWDQAAGAYHRLVVSPGEDRHRAIGLLGLARCYQAMALAPEAREAYGLAASRYGALEIELAGRVRRVDSFVSERIETGPDGGDRAVPPLRVAGRRDWPRDFEPLAIAASGGRPGPDGDRPDLLIGGLKLRAVEEGSGRVAWEITLGERPEWSAVVGGRLVVASSGRIVGIDHGDGTVLWEVTPGEGELAFGPVDPTPGGKLAPRAGHSGASLGEFRAYGDRIYFLRGDRDLVCLDPISGRPQWTYRASSVSIDPHLGLGLARVVIQLRMPNAVAVLDARDGRTLGQFPRDDSTAPWRRDPFPVALDRVALVPDGDSVELLDLDTGRTVWESSEESVLPSSPRPSPADPMVLGDAERLLVVRGEVIQRLEPTTGEVLWSTPLGRTRPDRRAEATALGHEALFSIGAMGSGLSVSAIAMGGGERTWTVDLPGDVNETWGIGLTADCVLAYRLDDGTPGSGPDEPVVLNLLRRDDGRRVQRLVVDAVGPTRLVGIDPRGVVVTGSGGVRQLSSPELAGIPGAGGR